The genomic region GATGGGCCTGGACCTGGAAAAGATGGAGTATAAGTTTAAATGACCAATCAAACATCAAGCAATGCGGGCTTAAAGCCGAAGTATTCGCACTTCCTGGGCTGCGTCATGCCCACGAAGATGCCGTGGGCGGAGTCGGCCATCATGAAAACGCTGCCAAAGCTGGGCGTTGACCTTGAGTACCTTACGAAGTCCACCTGCTGCCCGAGGGCGGGCGTGTGGATATCGGTCGATAAGCGGGTCTGGCTCACGCTGGCCTCTTACAATTTACTTCAGGCAGAGGAGGCGGGCCGCGACGTCCTGGTCTCATGCAACGGCTGCTACGTGACGCTTTACGAGGCCAACAAGGTCCTGAATGAAGACCGTGAGGCGCTGGCCATGGTGAACGGGTATCTCGCAGCGGCGGGCAAGCACTTCGACGCCAACATCCGGGTCAGGCACCTGCTCGAAGTATTATACGAGGACGTCGGGATAGGGCGCATCAGGAAGGAGGCCAGGAAGCTCCACATCAGGGTCGCCATACACCCGGGTTGCCACATGCGAATCTTCCAGGACGGCCATCTCGTAAGATACTTCTCGGAGCTGGCCGAAGCCCTGGTAGACGAGGTGGTGCCCTACGGCCTGGAGCGGATGTGCTGCGGCCTGCAGGCAAACCTCGCCGACAGGGAATTCGCCACGTACGACAGGGCCAAGCGGAAGTTCGACGCCATCAAGGCCCAAAACGTGGACGCCCTGGTGCTCGTATGCTCGGGCTGCTATGACCAGTTCGAGAGGGCGGCCACCACCCTGAGGAAGAAGGATGGATACGACTTCGACGTTCCCGTAATACACCTGGCCGAGCTTCTCGCCGTCTCATACGGCTTGAAGCCGGACGACTTCGGCATGCGATACATGCGCACGGCGCCCGTAGACAGGCTCATCGAAAAACTGGAGAAAGCGTAAAATGAAGCCATACTTCATCATAGCGATATTCATCCTGGTGATTAGCGTCCTGGGCGCGCTGTTCTTCGCGTCCGAGGGCCTGATAATGCTGTTCCTGTTCGCAGAGCTAGCCTCCATGGTCTCCTTCTACATATTCTTCTCGGTCATAATACCGTCATTATTCCCCGAGTATCGCAACGTGGACGAGAACTTCAACTGCGGCGCTAGCGAGCTATACCTGAACCCGGAGGAGATGTACGGGCCGAAGACGCCATTCGGGGGTGTTAAAGATAAATAGGCAATCCCTCAAGCTCGATTTTCGGGAATTGGCGCCAGAAGCCATACCAGGGGAGGCGACCGCCCTCCTGGATAAGGGGGGAAGGATGATCTACGCCTCGGCGGTGGACATGGGAGTCCAGGGCATCCAGATAAACTACTACTTCTGCTTCGACCACCAGGAGCCTTACAGGCACACGATACTGAGGGCTTACCTGGACAGGGAGAACCCTGTAGTCCAGTCGATCACTCCGATTACTAGCCAGGCAGACTGGTCGGAGCGGGAGCTCATCGAGTTTCTAGGGGTGAGGGTGGAAGGCCACCCGAACCCGACACACCTCTGGCTTCCCTTGAACTGGGAGGACATGTACCTCGGCGGCAGGCCCGAGGCCGACCACGAGACCGAGCGCATCAACGCCTCCCCGCCAGTTAAGCTTCCGAAGGAGAACATCGTCACGCTCCCAATGTCTGCCATACCATACGGCCCCTACCACCCGGCGTTCATAGAGAGCAACTACCTGAAGATGTCCGTGGAAGACGAGGTGGTGAAAAAGGCGGACCTTAAGCTCGGGTTCAACCATCGTAGCGTTATCAAGCTCATGGAGAGGCGCGACTACTATAAGGACATCTTCTTATCCGAGCGCATCTGCGGGCTGTGCAACTCGCACCACGTCCTGACGTTCGTCAAGGCGGTGGAGGACCTGGCCGGCGTTGAAGCGCCCCCGAAGGCGCAGCTCGCCAGGACGCTGCTCTGCGAGATGGAGCGTATCCAGAGCCACCTGATGGCCATAGGCCTCATAGGGGACCTAACGGGATTCCGCACCATGCTGATGCACTCATTGAGGGTCAGGGAGGACATGCAGGACGGCCTCGAGGCCATATCCGGGCAGCGGGTCACCCACGGGCTGATAACCATAGGCGGCATACGAAGGGATATAACCGCCAGCCAGGCGGACTTCGTGCTCTCAAAGCTAAAGGCCATGAAGAAGTCGGTGCCCGAGCTATTCGACCAGTGCCTTTCCAACGACGTCCTCGTAGGGCGGCTCAAGGACGTGGGAGTCCTCACCAGGGAAAATGCGATAAAGCTTGGCGCGATAGGCCCGACCGCCAGGGCCAGCGGCCACAGGATAGACGTGCGCAAGAACTCGCCATACGCCGCCTACGAGGAGGTGGACTGGGACATCGTCTCCGAGAAGTCGGGCGATAGCCTGGCACGGCTGAAGGTCAAGATGGGGGAGGTGCTCATGTCTATGCACATATGCGAGCAGTGCTGCGACAGGATTAAGGCTTTGTCCGGCCCCATCCTGGCGAAAGTGAAGGAGATGCCCTGCGCCGAGGCGGTGGCGAAGACCGAGCCGCCACGCGGCGAACTCTTATACCACGTGGCCTCGAATGGCACGAACACGCCGGACTTCGTCCGGATAAGGGTTCCCACGTTCCTGAACGCCCACATCATGCTCAGGCTGATACAGGGCGGCTGGGTGGGCGACGTGCCCGCCATCATTGGCAGCATCGACCCGTGCTTCTCATGCACCGACCGGGTCACGATTATCAAGAAAGATGAGCAGAGCGTCGTCGACGTTCGGACGCTGGGAGGTAGGCGATGTTCGACGCCGCCTGGCTGAACCCGATCATAGCCTTTATAATAGGCATCCTGCTATCCTTTAAGCTGCGCAAGGTCTTTGCCCGCGTGCAGCTACGCCGGGGCCCGCTCATCTGGCTTCCTTCAAGGTGGCACGATATTAACAGGAGCAAGGTGCTGCAGCCTCTATACGATATCTTGAAGCTGTTCAGCAAGCAGACCATCATACCCCATACTGCCACCCCGCTGTTCATAGCAGGGCCCTTTTTAGCGCTGGCGTGTGCCATCTGCGCGGCGTTGTTCGTGCCAGTCGCCGGCGTGGCCATCGATTACCCCTTCAGCCTCGTCATATTGTTCTACCTCCTCCTGTTCGAGCTATTATTCATCATCGTAGGGGGCATATCGAGCGCCTCCCTGTTCGCAGCCATGGGGGGCGTCCGTGAAATCGAGCTGATGCTCTCGAACGAGATACCTTTCATAATAGGCACTTTCGCCCTGGCCATCACGTATAATACCCTCTCAATAAGAGAGATGATGGGCTTCAACATAATCGTAAACCCCATGGCCGCGCTTGCTGTCATGCTCGCCATACTGGTGAAGCTTCACCTGAAGCCCTTTGACATACCCGAGGCGGACTCGGAGATAGTGGGCGGCCTCACGACGGAGTATAGCGGGAAGCTGCTCGGCGTGCTTGAGACCACTAAGGTCATCATGGTCTTCGTCCTATGCGCCCTGTTCGCCGACCTGTTCCTGTGGGTCCCCTCGTCGGGCATATACGCCTGGGCAATATTTATAGCGGGCCTGGTCGCCACTGGGCTTACCCTGGCCTTCGTGAACTCGCTGTTCGCCCGCTTCAGGATAGACCAGGCGACGAGGTGGCTTTTCAAGTTTTCCACGCTCATATCGCTGCTGGCCCTGGGATGGGCTATCATGGGGGCGTATATATGCTAGAGAAGCTGAAGGCATCTGGCGAGCTCATCGCCAATTTCTTCAAAAGGCCGGTGACCGTGAAGGAGAGCTTCGGCTTCGTGGCAGAGGCCTTCCGGTGGCTGCCCAGGCGTAACGATGACCTTTGCACGGGGTGCGGGGCGTGCGTGGAGAGGTGCTCCAGCGGGGCCACAAGCATCACGGATAGAGGCGATACGAGGGTCGTGTCAATAGACGGGCTTCGCTGCATCTTCTGCGGCCGCTGCGCCGAGGTGTGCCCGGAAAAGGCCCTTGAATTGACGCTGGAGGATGCGCCCCCGGCCCAGGGCTCAGACCCCACGGCGAGGGTGAGCCTTTCCAGGGGCGCGGAGGAGCCGAGGCCGACGGTGGACACCGTGCTGAAGCTCCAGAGGTGTAGCGTGTGTGGCGAGGTCATGCCGGTCACCGAGAAGTACCTCGACGCCATAAAAGAGAGAACGCTGAGGAACCTGAAGCCGGAGACCGCCGCCATAGTGGAGAAGGACATGGAGCGCTACTTGAAGACGTGTATAAACTGCAGGCGCGTGCATAGCCTGGAGTGGGATACCCATCCGAGGAAGTTCATATGAGACTGGGAAGCCCGATAAAAAAGTCTCCGTGGATTTACCACGCCCACGCTGGGGGTTGTGTCGGCTGTGACATCGAGCTGCTGGCCTGTATGGGCCCCAGGTATGACCTGGAGAGGCTGGGGGTCAAGTGGGTGGCTTCGCCCAGGTACGCTGACATATTACTGGTGACGGGCCCGGTCCCCCTCCACACGAAGCCCTTCCTGGAGCGCGTGTACGCCCAGACTCCCGAGCCTAAGCGTGTCATAGCCATGGGCTCGTGCGGCACCTCCTGTGGCGTATTCATCGATGACGAGAACTACTCCATAGCGGGCCCTGTAGAGAACATCATCCCCGTTGACGTGAAGATTCCTGGCTGCCCGCCCAAGCCCGAGGCCATCGTCGATGGCATAATAAAGGTGATGAGAAAATTCTAATAGCTTAGCCGAGTCCCCTCCTTTTTAATAATAATAACCGATAGATTTATGCGTCTCTCTTTACATAAGGCGGAGGGACTAAAAACACTTTGATGCTCACTCTTTGCTGGGATAACATGGACGACAAGGCCATCAAAAAACTCATGAAGCCGGAGTTCGCGAAGAACTACGAGAAGTACTATCCGGTGAAAACCCTAAGGTCGCTGGGCTACGAGAGGCGCGTTTGCAAGAAGTGCGGGAGGGGTTTCTGGAGCCAGGCAGAGCGCGAATATTGCGACGAGGCCGAGTGCAGCGGAGGCTACAGGTTTAT from Methanocella conradii HZ254 harbors:
- a CDS encoding 4Fe-4S dicluster domain-containing protein, which codes for MLEKLKASGELIANFFKRPVTVKESFGFVAEAFRWLPRRNDDLCTGCGACVERCSSGATSITDRGDTRVVSIDGLRCIFCGRCAEVCPEKALELTLEDAPPAQGSDPTARVSLSRGAEEPRPTVDTVLKLQRCSVCGEVMPVTEKYLDAIKERTLRNLKPETAAIVEKDMERYLKTCINCRRVHSLEWDTHPRKFI
- a CDS encoding respiratory chain complex I subunit 1 family protein; amino-acid sequence: MFDAAWLNPIIAFIIGILLSFKLRKVFARVQLRRGPLIWLPSRWHDINRSKVLQPLYDILKLFSKQTIIPHTATPLFIAGPFLALACAICAALFVPVAGVAIDYPFSLVILFYLLLFELLFIIVGGISSASLFAAMGGVREIELMLSNEIPFIIGTFALAITYNTLSIREMMGFNIIVNPMAALAVMLAILVKLHLKPFDIPEADSEIVGGLTTEYSGKLLGVLETTKVIMVFVLCALFADLFLWVPSSGIYAWAIFIAGLVATGLTLAFVNSLFARFRIDQATRWLFKFSTLISLLALGWAIMGAYIC
- a CDS encoding NADH-quinone oxidoreductase subunit B family protein, coding for MRLGSPIKKSPWIYHAHAGGCVGCDIELLACMGPRYDLERLGVKWVASPRYADILLVTGPVPLHTKPFLERVYAQTPEPKRVIAMGSCGTSCGVFIDDENYSIAGPVENIIPVDVKIPGCPPKPEAIVDGIIKVMRKF
- a CDS encoding CoB--CoM heterodisulfide reductase iron-sulfur subunit B family protein; amino-acid sequence: MTNQTSSNAGLKPKYSHFLGCVMPTKMPWAESAIMKTLPKLGVDLEYLTKSTCCPRAGVWISVDKRVWLTLASYNLLQAEEAGRDVLVSCNGCYVTLYEANKVLNEDREALAMVNGYLAAAGKHFDANIRVRHLLEVLYEDVGIGRIRKEARKLHIRVAIHPGCHMRIFQDGHLVRYFSELAEALVDEVVPYGLERMCCGLQANLADREFATYDRAKRKFDAIKAQNVDALVLVCSGCYDQFERAATTLRKKDGYDFDVPVIHLAELLAVSYGLKPDDFGMRYMRTAPVDRLIEKLEKA
- a CDS encoding hydrogenase large subunit → MLKINRQSLKLDFRELAPEAIPGEATALLDKGGRMIYASAVDMGVQGIQINYYFCFDHQEPYRHTILRAYLDRENPVVQSITPITSQADWSERELIEFLGVRVEGHPNPTHLWLPLNWEDMYLGGRPEADHETERINASPPVKLPKENIVTLPMSAIPYGPYHPAFIESNYLKMSVEDEVVKKADLKLGFNHRSVIKLMERRDYYKDIFLSERICGLCNSHHVLTFVKAVEDLAGVEAPPKAQLARTLLCEMERIQSHLMAIGLIGDLTGFRTMLMHSLRVREDMQDGLEAISGQRVTHGLITIGGIRRDITASQADFVLSKLKAMKKSVPELFDQCLSNDVLVGRLKDVGVLTRENAIKLGAIGPTARASGHRIDVRKNSPYAAYEEVDWDIVSEKSGDSLARLKVKMGEVLMSMHICEQCCDRIKALSGPILAKVKEMPCAEAVAKTEPPRGELLYHVASNGTNTPDFVRIRVPTFLNAHIMLRLIQGGWVGDVPAIIGSIDPCFSCTDRVTIIKKDEQSVVDVRTLGGRRCSTPPG